One Urocitellus parryii isolate mUroPar1 chromosome 14, mUroPar1.hap1, whole genome shotgun sequence DNA segment encodes these proteins:
- the LOC113177922 gene encoding pre-mRNA-splicing regulator WTAP isoform X2 has translation MTNEEPLPKKVRLSETDFKVMARDELILRWKQYEAYVQALEGKYTDLNSNDVTGLRESEEKLKQQQQESARRENILVMRLATKEQEMQECTTQIQYLKQVQQPSVAQLRSTMVDPAINLFFLKMKGELEQTKDKLEQAQNELSAWKFTPDRGLMSSDYSEEEATSEKFPF, from the exons ATGACCAACGAAGAACCTCTTCCAAAAAAGGTTCGACTGAGTGAAACAGACTTCAAAGTTATGGCAAGAGACGAGTTAATTCTAAGATGGAAACAATATGAAGCTTACGTTCAAGCTTTGGAGGGCAAGTACACAGATCTTAACTCAAATGACGTAACTGGTTTAAGGGAGTCTGAAGAGAAACTAAAGCAACAGCAGCAGGAGTCTGCACGCAGGGAAAACATCCTTGTAATGCGACTAGCAACGAAGGAACAAGAGATGCAAGAGTGTACTACTCAAATTCAGTACCTCAAGCAAGTCCAGCAGCCGAGTGTTGCCCAACTGAGATCAACAATGGTAGACCCAGCGATCAACttgtttttcctaaaaatgaaaggCGAACTGGAACAGACTAAAGACAAACTGGAACAAGCCCAAAATGAACTGAGTGCCTGGAAGTTTACGCCTGATA GAGGCCTGATGTCGTCGGACTATTCCGAAGAAGAGGCCACCTCCGAAAAATTCCCCTTCTAG